The following is a genomic window from Opitutus sp. GAS368.
GGCGGGTGGCACGGTGAGCACCGTGGCATTCGCCAGCCGGCTGCCCAACGGTCATACGCTCCTGACCGATTCAGGCAACGCCCGCATCGTCGAGGTCGACCAGAAGGACGCCGTCGTCTGGACCTACTTCACGAACAAGGCTGCGCTCAGTATTCCCGCCCCGCAGCCCACCCGGGCCGTGCGGCTGAAGAACGGCGACACGCTGATCAGCGACCAGTTCAACAACCGGGTGATCCGGGTCGATGCCAAGGGCACCATCGTGGCCAGCTTCGGCCTGCCGCTCGCGGGCGGGACCGGTCCGATCGGGACCAATTCCGGGTATGATCTCACGTCCGCCCAGAAGGGTCTCTATGCACCTTATGACGCCAAGGTGATCGGTGACTACACCGGCCTGACCCGCCCGCGGGATATGGACGAAGATGACGACGACGAGCACGACGACGAGCACGGGAACGACTGAATCCTGAGGCCGGCCTGGCTCCGGTCCGTTGTCTTCCCTATCAGATGCGCCCGGTGCCGCATGCACCGGGCGTATCTTTTTCCAATACCTCCTATCGAGGATTACCTATCGAAGTGGCGGCGAGGTGTGTCGGAACCTGACGGAGTAGTGCCAGGGAGTGGCTTCAAACCTCCGAAAAGGACCGCTAATGAGATTTCACCAAAGGCGAAATCCACGCTCACCGCTCCGACTGATCGTCTCCGCTGGTCGCTTGGGGTCTGCTGATCGCAGACCTTTCAGCCCGCGATTAGCGGGCCCCCGAAACCCACCGCGCAGACGATCAGCCGGAGCTGCACTCCGTAAAGTTCGCCTTTGGCGAAATCCTATTAGGGAGTGTTTTCAAACCCGGTTTGTCATCCTGAGCGAAGCGAAGGATCCACGGCAACGAAGGCCATATCGCGAGCGAACGCATGGATGAGGATGTCGCTGCGCTCGGAACTTCACTTCGTTCAGAATGACAGGAAACGGGTATTTGTTGGGTTTGAAAACACTCCCTGGTGGTGATCTTGGGTGGCGGGTCAGTTCCAATCTGGCGAACAAAGATGAAGCCCGCACTCCGTGCGGGCTTGAACCTGCACGGAGTGCAGGTTCCACCAAGCTGACCCACTACCTGACCCTGCCTTGGCTTGCTCTGGCTGGACTGCCCTCGGGTTCAAGGGCCCGCTAATCGCGGGCAGAAAGGGCGGCGATCAGCCGCCCCCTGAGCCTGACGGCGGAGGCGATCAGCCGGAGCGGTGAAAGTAGATTCCGCCGTTGGCGGAATCCTTTTAGTGGTCCCCCCTTCCGAGCTTTGAAAACACGCCCCAGCAGTCCCGGGGATCGGTCGAGCGCCTGCCTGAACGCGCCGCCGGACGGGGGGTGAAGCGGTCGAGCCTGCCATTTGGGGCGGCTGGGAAATCAGCCGGGGCATCGATGGGTTTGTTCTGGGGTGAACGCTCCAGTCGTTTCCTTGCCCATCCGGCTCTGACGCGCGCGGGTTTCAACTGCCGGCGTTTCCTGAGCCAACCCGATAATTTCCGCCGGCTTCCGGGACTAGAATGTGCGCAGTCGGTCGCAACCGTGGCCGGCGAAGTATCAACCCGAAAACAAAGGATAAGCGTATGAATGCTATATGTGGGCGTCCCGGACGCCTGATTCCCGCCGGTGTGATGACGGCCCTGCTGGGCTGTTGTCTGATCGGCGCACGGGTGGAGGCCGCGTCAACGGCCTCCACCACTTACCAGGGCCAGGCGAGCATCGTGGTGATAACGAACAGCAATTCGCTCCCCGGAGGCTCGCTCTTGCTCTGTGACACGGGACCGCTTCCGAGCACGGGTGGTTCCCTCGAACAGACGGTCTCGAACGTAAATGTCGCCAACGGCGGCCTGGTCATCGCCATGGCCCGGGCTACGACGGTGGGCGATGGGCCCCAGACGTTGTCGGATACCGTCATGACCGGCTTCAGCGTCGAGCTCATGCCGCCGAATGGCGGCATGTCGCTCGTCACGGCCGACTTTGTCGGCAGCACGGCGACCGCCACCTGCGACAAGAACGGCAAGGCGTCGGTTTCCGCCAGCGTCAACATCCAGAACCTGGTCGTCAACGGCCAGGCGGTGACGGTGACCGGCGCCGCCAACCAGGTGGTGCCCTTCCCCGGCGGCCGGATCGTCATCAATGAGCAGGCCAGCGACGTAACCAGCGGCTCGGGCGTGATCACGGTGACGGCCCTGCACGTCATCGAGGATGGCTGTCTGAACGGCCTCTTCGGTTTCGCGCAGGCCGGCATCACCTGCCCGAGCAGCGCGCCGCCCCCGCCCCCTAGCGCCTGCGGCAAGCTTACCGGCGGCGGCTGGATCACCGGCACGCCTTCGGGGGCCAAGGGCACGTTCGGCGTCAGCGGCGGCATCAAGGACGGGGCGTTCTGGGGTCACCTCGAATACATCGACCATGACACCGGCATGAACGTCCACTCCACAGCCGTGACCGGCTTCACCATCGATCCTGCCACGCCGAACTGCGCCACGATCACCTATAACGTGGACATCAACGGCGTCTCGGGCGGCACGGCGACCGTCGTCGCCTGCGACAACGACGACACCGGCCACGGCGAGCAGGGACCGAAGGACAGCTTCAGCATCAGCGTGTCCAACGGTTACTCGGCCGGTGGAAATCTGGGCGGTTCGGATCCGGGCGGCGGCACCATCCAGATGCACAAATGCCCGCCCGGCTGGATGAATTAGCATCCTTGTTGCATCCGTGCGGCCTGGGCCGGGCCCGGAGGAAAGCTGTTTCCCTGCGGGCCCGGCTTCAGGTGCGCCCGGACCACTCTTGTCCTGCAACCCATCACCCCTTGCGATCATGAATCCCCTGACTTTTCCGCTCCGGCTGGCGCTGACCGCCCTGGCCTTGGCTGCCGCCCTGGCCGCGCGCGCCGACCTTGTCACCGATTGGAACGCGCGGGCGCTCGGCGCCATCCGGGCCGGCCGCACGCCGCCGCCGATGGCCGCGCGCAACCTGGCCATCCTCCACGTGGCGATCTTCGACGCCTGCAACGGCATCGGCCAGAACTGCGAACCGTATTATGTGACGACGAAGCCCGCCGGCGTCGCCTCGAAGGAGGCGGCCATCACCACCGCGGCGCGGCGCGTCCTCGTCAATCTCTTCCCCGCGCAACAGGCGGCCTTCGAGGCGGCCGCGGCGGCGGAGCTGTCCGCGCTCGCCGACGGCCCGGCGAAGAACACCGGCACCGCCTGGGGCGAGACGGTGGCCGCTGCCATTCTGCAATGGCGGGCCAACGACGGCGCGAATCTGACCGTGGCCGGTCCGCCGATCACGGGTGCCCCGGGCAGCTGGGTGCCGACGCCGCCGGCGTTCGCCCCGGCGCTGCTGCCCAACTGGCCGCAGGTCCTGCCCTTCGCGATGACGGGCCCGGCGCAGTTCCGTCCGATGCCGCCGCCGGCGCTCGCCACGGCGCAGTGGGTCGCGGATTTCAACCGCACCAAGGACTACGGCCGCAGCGACAGCACCATCCGCACTGCCGACCAGACGGCCATCGCGCGCTTCTGGGCCGACGGCGGCGGCACCGCCACGCCGCCCGGCCACTGGAACATCATCGCCCGGGACGTCGCCCTCCAGCACGGCAACACGCTCGATGAAAACGCCCGGCTGTTCGCCCTGCTGAACATCGCGGAGGCCGACGCCGGCATCGTCGCTTGGGATTGCAAATACGCCTACGATTCCTGGCGCCCCATCACGGCGATCTGGAATGCGGACCAGGACGGCAACCCGGATACGATGCCGGATGCAAGCTGGACGCCGCTGCTGGTCACCCCGCCGTTCCCGGAATACATTTCGGGCCACAGCACGTTCAGCGGCGCGGCCGCGGCCGTGCTGGCGGCTTTCTATGGCTCCGACGACATCGCCTTCACCACCGCGGCCGAGGATCCCCCGGGGCAGACCCGGTCGTTCGCCTCGTTCTCGCAGGCGGCGATGGAGGCCGGCATGAGCCGCATCTACGGCGGCATCCATTTCATGTCGGCCAACCTGAGCGGCCTCGCCTGCGGTGCCGCGACCGGGGGCTATGTCATGGACAACTTCCTCCGGCCCCGGCCGGGCGAATCGCACCGCGGGCATTGAAGCTTCACCCGGCCATGAATACGCCCCGCTTGCTTTTTCTGCGTCACGCCGGCCACGCCCGCCAGTTCGCGGCGCATCTCGGCGCCGGCCTCATCGCCCTCGTGCTCGTGCTCGGCGCCGCGCCGGCCCGAGGGCAGGGCGGCGGCAACCCGGCCGCGGCCGCCTCCTACTGCGGCGACCGGCTGCTGGTGAAGCCGGCGGTCGGGGCGGATCTCGCGCTCCTGCACGGACGGCTTGGGGCCGCGAAGCTGCGCGAGTTTCCGGAGATCGGCGGACTGCAGGTCGTGCAATTGCCGGCCCGCGCCGACGTCCCGGAGCTGGTTGCCGCCTACCAACGGAGCGGGCTGGTGGAATACGCCGAGCCCGACTTCATCGTCCACGCCCTCCTCACGCCGAACGATTTCCGCTACTGGGACGGCTCGCTCTGGAATCTGCACAACACCGGCATCTACGGCGGCACGCCGGGGGCCGACATCCATGCGCCGCAAGGCTGGGATGTGCAGCACACCGCGCCGAACATCATCGTCGCCGATGTCGACACCGGCGTGCGCCTGACGCATGAGGACATTGCGCCCAACCTCTGGACCAACCCCGCGCCGACCATCGGCGATGTCCACGGCATCAACGCCATTACCGGCACCGGCGATCCCAGCGACGATTACGGCCACGGCACGCATGTCGCCGGCATCTTCGGGGCGGTGGGCAACAACGCCGTCGGCGTCGTCGGCGTGGCCTGGCAGGTGCAGATCATGGCGTGCAAGTTCATCGACGCCACGGGCAACGGTTCGATTTCCGACGCCATCACGTGCCTCGATTACGCGCGCGCCCACGGGGCGAAGATCGTCAACGCCAGCTGGGGCGGCTACGGGTTCGCCTCGGCGGCCCTGTTTGACGCGATCGACAGCCTGCGCCACGCCGGAATCCTCCTGGTCGCGGCGTGCGGCAACGACAACAACGACAACGACACCAACCCGCTCTA
Proteins encoded in this region:
- a CDS encoding vanadium-dependent haloperoxidase gives rise to the protein MNPLTFPLRLALTALALAAALAARADLVTDWNARALGAIRAGRTPPPMAARNLAILHVAIFDACNGIGQNCEPYYVTTKPAGVASKEAAITTAARRVLVNLFPAQQAAFEAAAAAELSALADGPAKNTGTAWGETVAAAILQWRANDGANLTVAGPPITGAPGSWVPTPPAFAPALLPNWPQVLPFAMTGPAQFRPMPPPALATAQWVADFNRTKDYGRSDSTIRTADQTAIARFWADGGGTATPPGHWNIIARDVALQHGNTLDENARLFALLNIAEADAGIVAWDCKYAYDSWRPITAIWNADQDGNPDTMPDASWTPLLVTPPFPEYISGHSTFSGAAAAVLAAFYGSDDIAFTTAAEDPPGQTRSFASFSQAAMEAGMSRIYGGIHFMSANLSGLACGAATGGYVMDNFLRPRPGESHRGH
- a CDS encoding S8 family serine peptidase, which codes for MNTPRLLFLRHAGHARQFAAHLGAGLIALVLVLGAAPARGQGGGNPAAAASYCGDRLLVKPAVGADLALLHGRLGAAKLREFPEIGGLQVVQLPARADVPELVAAYQRSGLVEYAEPDFIVHALLTPNDFRYWDGSLWNLHNTGIYGGTPGADIHAPQGWDVQHTAPNIIVADVDTGVRLTHEDIAPNLWTNPAPTIGDVHGINAITGTGDPSDDYGHGTHVAGIFGAVGNNAVGVVGVAWQVQIMACKFIDATGNGSISDAITCLDYARAHGAKIVNASWGGYGFASAALFDAIDSLRHAGILLVAACGNDNNDNDTNPLYPASYALDNIIAVAATDRTDNRAWFSNYGARTVQLGAPGSPVFSCWNGSDSDYRYDDGTSMAAPHVSGACALVWAHFPAETYLSIRNRVLANTDPLPSLAGRTVSGGRLDLYQALTHAPPAVNLPTVTVTAPVAAASESGPTPGVFRISRSGGTANPLTVYYMLTGTAQNGVDYRTLPGAVTIPKGYGSATVTVMPVDAQPNDGAKTVILTLAANAAYTVGRADRATVTIADNTTAPSLP
- a CDS encoding choice-of-anchor P family protein; translated protein: MTALLGCCLIGARVEAASTASTTYQGQASIVVITNSNSLPGGSLLLCDTGPLPSTGGSLEQTVSNVNVANGGLVIAMARATTVGDGPQTLSDTVMTGFSVELMPPNGGMSLVTADFVGSTATATCDKNGKASVSASVNIQNLVVNGQAVTVTGAANQVVPFPGGRIVINEQASDVTSGSGVITVTALHVIEDGCLNGLFGFAQAGITCPSSAPPPPPSACGKLTGGGWITGTPSGAKGTFGVSGGIKDGAFWGHLEYIDHDTGMNVHSTAVTGFTIDPATPNCATITYNVDINGVSGGTATVVACDNDDTGHGEQGPKDSFSISVSNGYSAGGNLGGSDPGGGTIQMHKCPPGWMN